ACCAACATGAGACGGCATCAGCGCAGAGTTCATGAACGCCACCTGATTCCCAAAGGCGTGCGCCGAAAAGGGGGCCTCCTTGAGGAGCCACAGCCGCCAGCCGAGCAGGCCCCACCTGCCCAGAATGTCTATGTACCAAGCACAGagccagaggaggagggggaagcaGATGATGTGTATATCATGGACATTTCTAGTAACATCTCTGAAAACTTAAATTACTACATTGACGGTAAAATTCAAACTAACAATAGCACTAGCAACTGTGATGTGATTGAGATGGAATCTAGTTCGGCAGACTTGTATGGCATAAACTGTCTGCTCACTCCAGTTACAGTGGAAATTACTCAAAGTATAAAGACCACACAGGTCACTGTAACAGATGAACTTCCTAAAGAGCTGTCCAGCAGCACAAACTCTGAGTCCAAGAAACGGAGGACTGCTAGTCCGCCTGTGCTACCCAAAATTAAAGCTGAAACAGACTCTGACCCTGCGGCACCCTCCTGTTCCTTAAGTCTGCCTCTTAGTGTGTCAACGACCGAGACGGTGTCTTTCCATAAAGAGAAGAGTGTTTATTTGTCGTCAAAGCTCAAACAGCTTCTTCAAACCCAAGACAAGCTAACTCCTCCTGCAGAAATCCCTAAGTTAGGTCCCGTATGTGTGTCCGCTCCTGCATCCATGTTACCCGTGACCTCTAGTAGGTTTAAGAGAAGGACCAGCTCTCCACCCAGTTCTCCACAGCATAGCCCTGCCCTTCGGGACTTTGGGAAACCAAGTGATGGAAAAGCAGTGTGGACAGATGCGGTCCTGActtcaaaaaaacccaaattagaAAGTCGTAGTGACTCACCAGCATGGAGTTTGTCTGGGAGAGATGAGAGAGAAACTGGGAGCCCTCCTTGCTTCGATGAATACAAAATATCGAAAGAGTGGGCATCTGGTCCTACTTTCAGCAATGTGTGCAACCAGCAGCCACTGGATTTATCCAGCGGTGTCAAACAGAAGGCTGAGGGTACAGGCAAGGCCTCTGTCCAGTGGGAATCTGTACTGGACCTCAGTGTGCACAGAAAGCCTGGTAGCGACTCTGAAGGCAAGGAGTTGAAAGAGAACCATTCAGTGCAGCCTTCCTGTGGTGCTGTGAAGAAGAAGAAGCCGACCACCTGCATGCTCCAGAAGGTTCTTCTCAATGAATATAATGGCATTGATTTACCCACAGAAAATACTCCTGATGTGACCAGGAGCCCAAGCCCTTGTAAATCTCTAGATGCCCAGCCAGATCCTGACCTTGTTCCTGACTCTGGTTTCTCTGCCCCTGCCATCGAATCATCTGCTGAAGTTTGTCCTTCGTCACCTCCCCTACAAACATCTTCCTCATCTTCTGGTCAGCTGCCTCCTCTCTTGATCCCCACAGatccctcttcccctccaccctgccctCCTGTGTTAACTGTTGCCACtccgccccctcccctccttccaaCTGTCCCTCTTCCCGCCCCTTCTTCCAGTGCATCTCCTCACCCATGTCCCTCTCCACTCTCGAATGCCACTGCCCAGTCTCCTCTTCCAATTCTGTCCCCAACAGTGTCCCCCTCACCCTCTCCCATTCCTCCTGTGGAGCAGCTCATGTCTGCTGCTTCACCTGGTCCTCCAacactttcttcctcctcctcctcttcctcgtcctcctcgtcctcctcctcttcctcctcttcattctcctcttcatcttcctcctcatccCCTTCGCCACCCCCTCTCTCAGCAGTGTCATCTGTTATTTCTTCCGGAGATAATCTGGAGGCTTCTCTCCCCACAATAACTTTCAAACAGGAGGAACTAGAGAACGAAGATCCGAAAGCCAGGGAAGAGCCCCAGTCTGCAGTTGAACAGGATGCTGTTCAGGAAACATTCAGcaaaaactttatttgtaatGTCTGTGAATCACCATTTCTTTCCATTAAAGATCTAACCAAACATTTATCTATTCATGCTGAAGAATGGCCCTTCAAATGTGAATTTTGTGTGCAGCTTTTTAAGGATAAAACAGATTTGTCAGAGCATCGCTTTTTGCTTCATGGAGTTGGGAATATCTTTGTGTGTTCCGTTTGTAAAAAAGAGTTTGCTTTCTTGTGCAATTTGCAGCAACACCAGCGAGATCTTCACCCAGACGAGGTGTGCACACACCATGAGTTTGAAAGTGGCACACTGAGGCCCCAGAACTTCACGGATCCCAGCAAGGCCCACATGGAGCATATGCAGGGCTTGCCGGAAGGCCCTTTGGAAACTtccaaagaggaggaggagttaaATGATTCCTCTGAAGAGCTTTATACCACCATAAAAATAATGGCTTCTGGAATAAAGACAAAAGATCCAGATGTTCGATTGGGTCTCAATCAGCATTACCCAAGCTTTAAACCACCTCCATTCCAGTACCATCACCGCAACCCCATGGGTATTGGTGTGACGGCCACAAATTTCACCACCCACAATATTCCACAGACTTTTACCACTGCCATTCGCTGCACAAAATGTGGAAAAGGTGTTGACAACATGCCTGAGTTACACAAACATATCCTGGCATGTGCTTCTGCAAGCGACAAGAAGAGGTATACTCCGAAGAAAAATCCAGTACCATTGAAACAAACTGTGCAGCCCAAAAATGGAGTGGTCGTCTTAGACAACTCTGGAAAAAATGCCTTCCGGCGAATGGGACAGCCCAAAAGACTGAGCTTCAGTGTTGAGCTCAGCAAAATGTCACCGAATAAGCTCAAATTAAATGCattgaagaagaaaaaccaaCTTGTACAGAAAGCGATCcttcaaaaaaacaaatctgCAAAACAGAAGGCTGACTTGAGGAGCTCCTCAGAGTCGTCCTCCCACATCTGCCCCTACTGCAGCCGAGAGTTCACTTACATTGGGAGCCTGAAC
This genomic interval from Urocitellus parryii isolate mUroPar1 chromosome 11, mUroPar1.hap1, whole genome shotgun sequence contains the following:
- the Prdm2 gene encoding PR domain zinc finger protein 2 isoform X4, coding for MCIDATDPEKGNWLRYVNWACSGEEQNLFPLEINRAIYYKTLKPIAPGEELLVWYNGEDNPEIAAAIEEERASARSKRSSPKSRKGKKKSQENRNKGNKSQDIAPKTSEPDSTSANMRDSVEGPKEEEERRPAAAPEQPALLQEGVIQDAPPELPISPAAQEPQPEPDGKQEATDCEVNDLDEEEEDEEEEDDDDDLEEDGEEEGDMPIESSVKEPEIRCDEKPEDLLEEPKSISEETPEDSPEGTPAVQIPKTKEEANGEAFEAFMFPCQHCERKFTTKQGLERHMHIHMSTVNHAFKCKYCGKAFGTQINRRRHERRHEAGLKRKPSLTLQPSEDLPDGKVCGENVTPKDELNPSHLGQDCLILNSEKASQETVNSSVVEENGEVKELHPCKYCKKVFGTHTNMRRHQRRVHERHLIPKGVRRKGGLLEEPQPPAEQAPPAQNVYVPSTEPEEEGEADDVYIMDISSNISENLNYYIDGKIQTNNSTSNCDVIEMESSSADLYGINCLLTPVTVEITQSIKTTQVTVTDELPKELSSSTNSESKKRRTASPPVLPKIKAETDSDPAAPSCSLSLPLSVSTTETVSFHKEKSVYLSSKLKQLLQTQDKLTPPAEIPKLGPVCVSAPASMLPVTSSRFKRRTSSPPSSPQHSPALRDFGKPSDGKAVWTDAVLTSKKPKLESRSDSPAWSLSGRDERETGSPPCFDEYKISKEWASGPTFSNVCNQQPLDLSSGVKQKAEGTGKASVQWESVLDLSVHRKPGSDSEGKELKENHSVQPSCGAVKKKKPTTCMLQKVLLNEYNGIDLPTENTPDVTRSPSPCKSLDAQPDPDLVPDSGFSAPAIESSAEVCPSSPPLQTSSSSSGQLPPLLIPTDPSSPPPCPPVLTVATPPPPLLPTVPLPAPSSSASPHPCPSPLSNATAQSPLPILSPTVSPSPSPIPPVEQLMSAASPGPPTLSSSSSSSSSSSSSSSSSSSFSSSSSSSSPSPPPLSAVSSVISSGDNLEASLPTITFKQEELENEDPKAREEPQSAVEQDAVQETFSKNFICNVCESPFLSIKDLTKHLSIHAEEWPFKCEFCVQLFKDKTDLSEHRFLLHGVGNIFVCSVCKKEFAFLCNLQQHQRDLHPDEVCTHHEFESGTLRPQNFTDPSKAHMEHMQGLPEGPLETSKEEEELNDSSEELYTTIKIMASGIKTKDPDVRLGLNQHYPSFKPPPFQYHHRNPMGIGVTATNFTTHNIPQTFTTAIRCTKCGKGVDNMPELHKHILACASASDKKRYTPKKNPVPLKQTVQPKNGVVVLDNSGKNAFRRMGQPKRLSFSVELSKMSPNKLKLNALKKKNQLVQKAILQKNKSAKQKADLRSSSESSSHICPYCSREFTYIGSLNKHAAFSCPKKPLSPSKKKVSHSSKKGGHSSPASSDRHASSSHRRRTADAEIKLQSTQAPLGKTRARSSGPAQSPLPSSSFRSRQNVKFTASVKSKKPSSSSLRNSSPIRMAKITHVEGKKPKAVAKNHSAQLSSKTSRSLHVRVQKSKAVLQSKSTLASKKRTDRFNVKSRERSGGPITRSLQLAAATDLSEGRREDGSARSELKDFSYSLRLASRCPPPTAPYITRQCRKVKAPAAAQFQGPFFKE
- the Prdm2 gene encoding PR domain zinc finger protein 2 isoform X2; the encoded protein is MNQNAPEPLAAAETLAEVPEHVLRGLPEEVRLFPSAVDKTRIGVWATKPILKGKKFGPFVGDKKKRSQVKNNVYMWEVYYPNLGWMCIDATDPEKGNWLRYVNWACSGEEQNLFPLEINRAIYYKTLKPIAPGEELLVWYNGEDNPEIAAAIEEERASARSKRSSPKSRKGKKKSQENRNKGNKSQDIAPKTSEPDSTSANMRDSVEGPKEEEERRPAAAPEQPALLQEGVIQDAPPELPISPAAQEPQPEPDGKQEATDCEVNDLDEEEEDEEEEDDDDDLEEDGEEEGDMPIESSVKEPEIRCDEKPEDLLEEPKSISEETPEDSPEGTPAVQIPKTKEEANGEAFEAFMFPCQHCERKFTTKQGLERHMHIHMSTVNHAFKCKYCGKAFGTQINRRRHERRHEAGLKRKPSLTLQPSEDLPDGKVCGENVTPKDELNPSHLGQDCLILNSEKASQETVNSSVVEENGEVKELHPCKYCKKVFGTHTNMRRHQRRVHERHLIPKGVRRKGGLLEEPQPPAEQAPPAQNVYVPSTEPEEEGEADDVYIMDISSNISENLNYYIDGKIQTNNSTSNCDVIEMESSSADLYGINCLLTPVTVEITQSIKTTQVTVTDELPKELSSSTNSESKKRRTASPPVLPKIKAETDSDPAAPSCSLSLPLSVSTTETVSFHKEKSVYLSSKLKQLLQTQDKLTPPAEIPKLGPVCVSAPASMLPVTSSRFKRRTSSPPSSPQHSPALRDFGKPSDGKAVWTDAVLTSKKPKLESRSDSPAWSLSGRDERETGSPPCFDEYKISKEWASGPTFSNVCNQQPLDLSSGVKQKAEGTGKASVQWESVLDLSVHRKPGSDSEGKELKENHSVQPSCGAVKKKKPTTCMLQKVLLNEYNGIDLPTENTPDVTRSPSPCKSLDAQPDPDLVPDSGFSAPAIESSAEVCPSSPPLQTSSSSSGQLPPLLIPTDPSSPPPCPPVLTVATPPPPLLPTVPLPAPSSSASPHPCPSPLSNATAQSPLPILSPTVSPSPSPIPPVEQLMSAASPGPPTLSSSSSSSSSSSSSSSSSSSFSSSSSSSSPSPPPLSAVSSVISSGDNLEASLPTITFKQEELENEDPKAREEPQSAVEQDAVQETFSKNFICNVCESPFLSIKDLTKHLSIHAEEWPFKCEFCVQLFKDKTDLSEHRFLLHGVGNIFVCSVCKKEFAFLCNLQQHQRDLHPDEVCTHHEFESGTLRPQNFTDPSKAHMEHMQGLPEGPLETSKEEEELNDSSEELYTTIKIMASGIKTKDPDVRLGLNQHYPSFKPPPFQYHHRNPMGIGVTATNFTTHNIPQTFTTAIRCTKCGKGVDNMPELHKHILACASASDKKRYTPKKNPVPLKQTVQPKNGVVVLDNSGKNAFRRMGQPKRLSFSVELSKMSPNKLKLNALKKKNQLVQKAILQKNKSAKQKADLRSSSESSSHICPYCSREFTYIGSLNKHAAFSCPKKPLSPSKKKVSHSSKKGGHSSPASSDRHASSSHRRRTADAEIKLQSTQAPLGKTRARSSGPAQSPLPSSSFRSRQNVKFTASVKSKKPSSSSLRNSSPIRMAKITHVEGKKPKAVAKNHSAQLSSKTSRSLHVRVQKSKAVLQSKSTLASKKRTDRFNVKSRERSGGPITRSLQLAAATDLSEGRREDGSARSELKDFRNFL
- the Prdm2 gene encoding PR domain zinc finger protein 2 isoform X3 yields the protein MWEVYYPNLGWMCIDATDPEKGNWLRYVNWACSGEEQNLFPLEINRAIYYKTLKPIAPGEELLVWYNGEDNPEIAAAIEEERASARSKRSSPKSRKGKKKSQENRNKGNKSQDIAPKTSEPDSTSANMRDSVEGPKEEEERRPAAAPEQPALLQEGVIQDAPPELPISPAAQEPQPEPDGKQEATDCEVNDLDEEEEDEEEEDDDDDLEEDGEEEGDMPIESSVKEPEIRCDEKPEDLLEEPKSISEETPEDSPEGTPAVQIPKTKEEANGEAFEAFMFPCQHCERKFTTKQGLERHMHIHMSTVNHAFKCKYCGKAFGTQINRRRHERRHEAGLKRKPSLTLQPSEDLPDGKVCGENVTPKDELNPSHLGQDCLILNSEKASQETVNSSVVEENGEVKELHPCKYCKKVFGTHTNMRRHQRRVHERHLIPKGVRRKGGLLEEPQPPAEQAPPAQNVYVPSTEPEEEGEADDVYIMDISSNISENLNYYIDGKIQTNNSTSNCDVIEMESSSADLYGINCLLTPVTVEITQSIKTTQVTVTDELPKELSSSTNSESKKRRTASPPVLPKIKAETDSDPAAPSCSLSLPLSVSTTETVSFHKEKSVYLSSKLKQLLQTQDKLTPPAEIPKLGPVCVSAPASMLPVTSSRFKRRTSSPPSSPQHSPALRDFGKPSDGKAVWTDAVLTSKKPKLESRSDSPAWSLSGRDERETGSPPCFDEYKISKEWASGPTFSNVCNQQPLDLSSGVKQKAEGTGKASVQWESVLDLSVHRKPGSDSEGKELKENHSVQPSCGAVKKKKPTTCMLQKVLLNEYNGIDLPTENTPDVTRSPSPCKSLDAQPDPDLVPDSGFSAPAIESSAEVCPSSPPLQTSSSSSGQLPPLLIPTDPSSPPPCPPVLTVATPPPPLLPTVPLPAPSSSASPHPCPSPLSNATAQSPLPILSPTVSPSPSPIPPVEQLMSAASPGPPTLSSSSSSSSSSSSSSSSSSSFSSSSSSSSPSPPPLSAVSSVISSGDNLEASLPTITFKQEELENEDPKAREEPQSAVEQDAVQETFSKNFICNVCESPFLSIKDLTKHLSIHAEEWPFKCEFCVQLFKDKTDLSEHRFLLHGVGNIFVCSVCKKEFAFLCNLQQHQRDLHPDEVCTHHEFESGTLRPQNFTDPSKAHMEHMQGLPEGPLETSKEEEELNDSSEELYTTIKIMASGIKTKDPDVRLGLNQHYPSFKPPPFQYHHRNPMGIGVTATNFTTHNIPQTFTTAIRCTKCGKGVDNMPELHKHILACASASDKKRYTPKKNPVPLKQTVQPKNGVVVLDNSGKNAFRRMGQPKRLSFSVELSKMSPNKLKLNALKKKNQLVQKAILQKNKSAKQKADLRSSSESSSHICPYCSREFTYIGSLNKHAAFSCPKKPLSPSKKKVSHSSKKGGHSSPASSDRHASSSHRRRTADAEIKLQSTQAPLGKTRARSSGPAQSPLPSSSFRSRQNVKFTASVKSKKPSSSSLRNSSPIRMAKITHVEGKKPKAVAKNHSAQLSSKTSRSLHVRVQKSKAVLQSKSTLASKKRTDRFNVKSRERSGGPITRSLQLAAATDLSEGRREDGSARSELKDFSYSLRLASRCPPPTAPYITRQCRKVKAPAAAQFQGPFFKE
- the Prdm2 gene encoding PR domain zinc finger protein 2 isoform X5, coding for MRDSVEGPKEEEERRPAAAPEQPALLQEGVIQDAPPELPISPAAQEPQPEPDGKQEATDCEVNDLDEEEEDEEEEDDDDDLEEDGEEEGDMPIESSVKEPEIRCDEKPEDLLEEPKSISEETPEDSPEGTPAVQIPKTKEEANGEAFEAFMFPCQHCERKFTTKQGLERHMHIHMSTVNHAFKCKYCGKAFGTQINRRRHERRHEAGLKRKPSLTLQPSEDLPDGKVCGENVTPKDELNPSHLGQDCLILNSEKASQETVNSSVVEENGEVKELHPCKYCKKVFGTHTNMRRHQRRVHERHLIPKGVRRKGGLLEEPQPPAEQAPPAQNVYVPSTEPEEEGEADDVYIMDISSNISENLNYYIDGKIQTNNSTSNCDVIEMESSSADLYGINCLLTPVTVEITQSIKTTQVTVTDELPKELSSSTNSESKKRRTASPPVLPKIKAETDSDPAAPSCSLSLPLSVSTTETVSFHKEKSVYLSSKLKQLLQTQDKLTPPAEIPKLGPVCVSAPASMLPVTSSRFKRRTSSPPSSPQHSPALRDFGKPSDGKAVWTDAVLTSKKPKLESRSDSPAWSLSGRDERETGSPPCFDEYKISKEWASGPTFSNVCNQQPLDLSSGVKQKAEGTGKASVQWESVLDLSVHRKPGSDSEGKELKENHSVQPSCGAVKKKKPTTCMLQKVLLNEYNGIDLPTENTPDVTRSPSPCKSLDAQPDPDLVPDSGFSAPAIESSAEVCPSSPPLQTSSSSSGQLPPLLIPTDPSSPPPCPPVLTVATPPPPLLPTVPLPAPSSSASPHPCPSPLSNATAQSPLPILSPTVSPSPSPIPPVEQLMSAASPGPPTLSSSSSSSSSSSSSSSSSSSFSSSSSSSSPSPPPLSAVSSVISSGDNLEASLPTITFKQEELENEDPKAREEPQSAVEQDAVQETFSKNFICNVCESPFLSIKDLTKHLSIHAEEWPFKCEFCVQLFKDKTDLSEHRFLLHGVGNIFVCSVCKKEFAFLCNLQQHQRDLHPDEVCTHHEFESGTLRPQNFTDPSKAHMEHMQGLPEGPLETSKEEEELNDSSEELYTTIKIMASGIKTKDPDVRLGLNQHYPSFKPPPFQYHHRNPMGIGVTATNFTTHNIPQTFTTAIRCTKCGKGVDNMPELHKHILACASASDKKRYTPKKNPVPLKQTVQPKNGVVVLDNSGKNAFRRMGQPKRLSFSVELSKMSPNKLKLNALKKKNQLVQKAILQKNKSAKQKADLRSSSESSSHICPYCSREFTYIGSLNKHAAFSCPKKPLSPSKKKVSHSSKKGGHSSPASSDRHASSSHRRRTADAEIKLQSTQAPLGKTRARSSGPAQSPLPSSSFRSRQNVKFTASVKSKKPSSSSLRNSSPIRMAKITHVEGKKPKAVAKNHSAQLSSKTSRSLHVRVQKSKAVLQSKSTLASKKRTDRFNVKSRERSGGPITRSLQLAAATDLSEGRREDGSARSELKDFSYSLRLASRCPPPTAPYITRQCRKVKAPAAAQFQGPFFKE
- the Prdm2 gene encoding PR domain zinc finger protein 2 isoform X1, translating into MNQNAPEPLAAAETLAEVPEHVLRGLPEEVRLFPSAVDKTRIGVWATKPILKGKKFGPFVGDKKKRSQVKNNVYMWEVYYPNLGWMCIDATDPEKGNWLRYVNWACSGEEQNLFPLEINRAIYYKTLKPIAPGEELLVWYNGEDNPEIAAAIEEERASARSKRSSPKSRKGKKKSQENRNKGNKSQDIAPKTSEPDSTSANMRDSVEGPKEEEERRPAAAPEQPALLQEGVIQDAPPELPISPAAQEPQPEPDGKQEATDCEVNDLDEEEEDEEEEDDDDDLEEDGEEEGDMPIESSVKEPEIRCDEKPEDLLEEPKSISEETPEDSPEGTPAVQIPKTKEEANGEAFEAFMFPCQHCERKFTTKQGLERHMHIHMSTVNHAFKCKYCGKAFGTQINRRRHERRHEAGLKRKPSLTLQPSEDLPDGKVCGENVTPKDELNPSHLGQDCLILNSEKASQETVNSSVVEENGEVKELHPCKYCKKVFGTHTNMRRHQRRVHERHLIPKGVRRKGGLLEEPQPPAEQAPPAQNVYVPSTEPEEEGEADDVYIMDISSNISENLNYYIDGKIQTNNSTSNCDVIEMESSSADLYGINCLLTPVTVEITQSIKTTQVTVTDELPKELSSSTNSESKKRRTASPPVLPKIKAETDSDPAAPSCSLSLPLSVSTTETVSFHKEKSVYLSSKLKQLLQTQDKLTPPAEIPKLGPVCVSAPASMLPVTSSRFKRRTSSPPSSPQHSPALRDFGKPSDGKAVWTDAVLTSKKPKLESRSDSPAWSLSGRDERETGSPPCFDEYKISKEWASGPTFSNVCNQQPLDLSSGVKQKAEGTGKASVQWESVLDLSVHRKPGSDSEGKELKENHSVQPSCGAVKKKKPTTCMLQKVLLNEYNGIDLPTENTPDVTRSPSPCKSLDAQPDPDLVPDSGFSAPAIESSAEVCPSSPPLQTSSSSSGQLPPLLIPTDPSSPPPCPPVLTVATPPPPLLPTVPLPAPSSSASPHPCPSPLSNATAQSPLPILSPTVSPSPSPIPPVEQLMSAASPGPPTLSSSSSSSSSSSSSSSSSSSFSSSSSSSSPSPPPLSAVSSVISSGDNLEASLPTITFKQEELENEDPKAREEPQSAVEQDAVQETFSKNFICNVCESPFLSIKDLTKHLSIHAEEWPFKCEFCVQLFKDKTDLSEHRFLLHGVGNIFVCSVCKKEFAFLCNLQQHQRDLHPDEVCTHHEFESGTLRPQNFTDPSKAHMEHMQGLPEGPLETSKEEEELNDSSEELYTTIKIMASGIKTKDPDVRLGLNQHYPSFKPPPFQYHHRNPMGIGVTATNFTTHNIPQTFTTAIRCTKCGKGVDNMPELHKHILACASASDKKRYTPKKNPVPLKQTVQPKNGVVVLDNSGKNAFRRMGQPKRLSFSVELSKMSPNKLKLNALKKKNQLVQKAILQKNKSAKQKADLRSSSESSSHICPYCSREFTYIGSLNKHAAFSCPKKPLSPSKKKVSHSSKKGGHSSPASSDRHASSSHRRRTADAEIKLQSTQAPLGKTRARSSGPAQSPLPSSSFRSRQNVKFTASVKSKKPSSSSLRNSSPIRMAKITHVEGKKPKAVAKNHSAQLSSKTSRSLHVRVQKSKAVLQSKSTLASKKRTDRFNVKSRERSGGPITRSLQLAAATDLSEGRREDGSARSELKDFSYSLRLASRCPPPTAPYITRQCRKVKAPAAAQFQGPFFKE